The Pricia mediterranea genome includes a window with the following:
- a CDS encoding LptF/LptG family permease: protein MTIIDKYILKRYLVTFGVMILLFIPIGIMAHLAEQIGRMQANEAPLDEIIVYFGNFTIYIGSLLFPIFLFLSIIFFTSKLASNTEIVAILSSGVSYGRFLRPYLIGASIIALIMFVLGMFIVPSASLGFNEFKYKYIKKGKQDRVTSNVFTQLNKTDYIYVSNFDPARQIGYNFTYERFNEDDQLDFKISAANIRWVEKDSAYRLTSYTKRKMVGDTALVDTKRRLDTLFTFDISDLTPVSYVAETKNIFELNKFIEDQRQKGASNINTYVLVKYKRWALPISAFILTIIAVAVASVKRRGGMGVNLAFGIIVAFIFIFFDKVFGTLAEQSGFSPLLAVVLPNLLFGILAFVLLQKAKR, encoded by the coding sequence CTGACCATAATCGACAAATACATACTGAAACGCTACCTGGTCACTTTTGGGGTCATGATTTTGTTGTTCATTCCCATTGGGATTATGGCCCACTTGGCCGAACAGATCGGTAGAATGCAGGCCAATGAGGCGCCTTTGGACGAGATTATAGTCTATTTCGGTAACTTTACGATATATATAGGAAGCCTACTGTTTCCGATCTTCCTCTTTCTTTCCATTATCTTTTTCACCTCGAAGCTGGCCAGTAATACCGAAATCGTGGCCATTTTAAGCTCCGGGGTATCCTACGGCAGGTTTTTAAGGCCCTATTTGATCGGGGCATCCATCATCGCCCTAATCATGTTCGTCCTGGGGATGTTCATCGTGCCCTCCGCAAGTTTGGGATTCAACGAGTTTAAATACAAATACATTAAAAAAGGCAAGCAGGATCGGGTCACCAGCAACGTCTTTACTCAATTGAACAAGACCGATTATATCTATGTCAGCAATTTTGACCCGGCCCGACAGATCGGCTATAACTTTACCTACGAACGTTTTAATGAGGATGACCAATTGGATTTCAAGATATCGGCAGCCAATATCCGATGGGTCGAAAAGGATAGCGCGTACCGCTTGACCTCCTATACCAAGCGAAAGATGGTGGGCGATACCGCGCTGGTGGATACCAAACGCCGGCTGGATACCCTGTTCACCTTCGATATAAGCGATCTGACCCCGGTGTCTTACGTGGCCGAGACCAAGAATATCTTCGAACTGAACAAGTTTATCGAAGACCAGCGGCAGAAGGGCGCCTCGAACATCAACACGTATGTCTTGGTAAAATATAAAAGGTGGGCCTTGCCGATATCCGCCTTTATCCTGACCATCATTGCGGTGGCCGTGGCCTCGGTAAAGCGCAGGGGCGGCATGGGCGTGAACCTGGCCTTCGGAATAATCGTGGCCTTTATATTTATATTTTTTGACAAGGTTTTCGGTACCTTGGCCGAACAGTCCGGCTTTTCACCCTTATTGGCCGTGGTGCTGCCGAACCTGCTCTTTGGTATTTTGGCTTTTGTGCTCCTGCAGAAGGCAAAGCGGTAG
- a CDS encoding shikimate kinase: MKIILLGYMGSGKTTVGKKLARQMGLQFLDLDDYIEEKEKLSVADIFGDKGELYFRKKEHQYLNELLLRKDNFVLSVGGGTPCYGKNMETILKGSENVFYLKVPIGQLAQRLSQQKSTRPLIRHIPDGELPEFIGKHLFERSEFYNQAHTVIDCGSNEAIDIVADIMNSMQQ; this comes from the coding sequence GTGAAAATAATTCTATTGGGATATATGGGAAGTGGCAAAACCACGGTGGGAAAGAAACTCGCCCGGCAAATGGGACTCCAGTTCTTGGATCTGGATGATTATATCGAGGAAAAGGAAAAATTATCCGTTGCCGATATTTTTGGCGATAAAGGAGAACTATACTTTAGAAAAAAAGAACACCAGTACCTGAACGAGCTTCTTCTTCGTAAAGACAATTTCGTGCTTTCGGTAGGAGGGGGGACCCCTTGCTATGGCAAAAATATGGAGACAATCTTAAAGGGTTCGGAGAACGTGTTCTACCTCAAGGTACCTATTGGACAACTGGCGCAACGCCTGTCCCAACAAAAATCCACGAGGCCTTTAATACGGCATATCCCCGATGGTGAGCTGCCCGAATTCATCGGAAAGCATCTTTTCGAACGCAGTGAATTCTATAATCAAGCCCACACGGTGATCGACTGCGGCAGTAATGAAGCAATCGATATAGTTGCGGATATCATGAATTCAATGCAACAATGA
- a CDS encoding sigma 54-interacting transcriptional regulator, producing the protein MAEIAEVGPIKEWLVDTLPYEVFWANRDGNIIYGNQILCDRLQYKKSELTKLSIFDINSTVTSESWRAHWEKVRKNGSDNFKAVHRNRSGKFYEVEVYAQFFSYGGEQMICAILKDISSSSFYKNLIDNVESIAKVGGWNLDLQDGTILVTKEALSIFKTENKEDFHPNKIIHYLKDADLFKKSIVKATRNAVPFDEVFETKENPSRFIRAIVKPVLKGDKIFKIVGVYQDVTEGKERDVQLHRALEEIKSLKDKLEIENEYLQEEISAKINADNIICKSEVYAKVLEQVHLVAPTATTVLITGESGTGKELLASALHTNSLRKERPLIKVNCATLPKELIESELFGHKKGAFTGAVDDKVGKFTLADGGTIFLDEIGELPIDLQSKLLRVLQDGEFDELGGTKTIKVDVRVIAATNRRLEKMIKEGTFREDLYYRLNVFPIYNIPLRDRKEDIPLLAQFFLEKYSAKAGKSFRRLSKKTVNALMAYSFPGNIRELENLIERAVIVESGTTLNIGSWMPTESESESIRTGGLLTFEEAQRQHIIRALKQTDGKVSGIGGAAGILDMNAKTLFARIKKLGIEKETVFNS; encoded by the coding sequence ATGGCAGAAATCGCAGAGGTAGGGCCTATTAAGGAATGGTTGGTGGATACCCTTCCCTATGAGGTGTTCTGGGCAAATCGGGACGGCAACATCATTTATGGCAATCAGATACTGTGTGACCGCCTTCAATATAAAAAATCGGAGCTTACCAAGTTGAGCATATTCGATATCAATAGCACCGTTACCTCCGAGAGCTGGCGGGCGCATTGGGAAAAGGTCCGAAAAAATGGCAGTGACAATTTTAAGGCGGTACACCGAAATAGATCCGGTAAATTTTATGAGGTAGAGGTATATGCCCAATTTTTCTCTTATGGAGGGGAACAAATGATCTGTGCCATTTTGAAAGATATCTCGTCCTCCAGCTTTTATAAAAATCTAATTGACAATGTAGAATCTATCGCCAAGGTCGGGGGGTGGAACCTAGATCTTCAAGATGGCACCATTCTAGTTACGAAAGAGGCACTCTCTATCTTCAAAACCGAGAATAAAGAAGATTTTCATCCCAATAAAATAATCCATTATCTAAAGGATGCCGACCTTTTCAAAAAAAGTATTGTCAAAGCGACTCGAAATGCCGTACCGTTCGACGAGGTTTTTGAGACTAAAGAAAATCCGAGTAGGTTTATACGTGCCATTGTAAAACCGGTGCTAAAAGGAGACAAAATTTTTAAGATCGTAGGCGTTTACCAAGATGTTACCGAAGGCAAAGAGCGGGATGTGCAATTACATCGGGCCTTAGAGGAAATAAAGAGCTTAAAGGACAAGCTCGAAATCGAAAACGAGTATTTACAGGAAGAAATAAGTGCTAAGATCAATGCCGACAACATCATCTGTAAAAGCGAGGTTTATGCCAAAGTATTGGAACAAGTACATCTGGTGGCGCCGACAGCTACCACGGTATTGATTACGGGGGAATCCGGTACAGGTAAAGAATTACTGGCAAGTGCGCTGCACACTAACAGCTTGCGCAAAGAGCGTCCCCTCATAAAAGTGAATTGTGCCACTTTGCCCAAAGAACTCATCGAGAGCGAACTGTTCGGGCATAAAAAGGGGGCTTTTACCGGTGCTGTCGATGACAAGGTGGGTAAGTTTACGCTTGCCGATGGGGGCACCATTTTCCTGGATGAAATCGGGGAGTTGCCCATTGACTTACAATCCAAATTGTTACGGGTTTTACAAGATGGTGAATTTGATGAACTGGGCGGTACAAAGACCATAAAAGTGGATGTGCGGGTAATCGCCGCTACCAATAGGCGTCTTGAAAAAATGATAAAGGAAGGTACATTTAGGGAAGATCTTTATTATAGGTTGAATGTGTTTCCAATCTACAATATACCTCTTCGTGATAGGAAGGAAGACATTCCGCTACTGGCACAGTTCTTTTTGGAAAAATATTCGGCCAAGGCCGGTAAATCATTCAGACGATTATCCAAAAAAACAGTGAACGCGCTAATGGCCTATAGTTTTCCCGGAAATATAAGGGAACTGGAAAATCTAATAGAACGCGCCGTTATCGTCGAAAGTGGAACAACACTGAATATCGGAAGTTGGATGCCCACGGAATCGGAATCGGAATCTATCAGAACAGGGGGGCTTCTAACCTTTGAGGAAGCCCAACGGCAGCATATTATTCGTGCCTTAAAACAGACGGATGGAAAAGTAAGCGGCATTGGCGGCGCTGCCGGCATTTTGGATATGAACGCAAAAACCCTGTTTGCCAGAATTAAAAAATTGGGTATCGAAAAAGAAACCGTTTTTAATAGCTGA
- a CDS encoding outer membrane beta-barrel protein, translated as MKNSLLAAAFALFSIAAFSQSKSGFGIKGGLNYNQNGDLIASVGDAAENIVQGSDGKVGYHVGVFGQLQLLRLYLRPELIYTKTQSAYDLNGGTKYDISKLDLPVLVGAKLIGPLHVFAGPAFQYILNNDLEGFNINDAEKDFTVGLHIGAGVDLGRLGLDVRYQRGFSENEAEFIGDNITPEISGRVDSRPSQVVFAVSLKL; from the coding sequence ATGAAAAATTCACTGCTTGCGGCGGCCTTTGCGCTATTCAGCATCGCTGCCTTTTCACAATCGAAATCAGGGTTCGGAATCAAAGGTGGACTCAACTACAATCAGAACGGTGACCTGATTGCCTCTGTTGGCGATGCCGCCGAGAACATCGTTCAGGGTTCGGACGGAAAAGTCGGTTACCACGTCGGGGTGTTCGGCCAACTGCAGCTGCTACGCTTGTATCTCCGCCCGGAATTGATCTATACTAAAACGCAAAGCGCCTACGATCTAAACGGGGGCACCAAATATGATATATCAAAGTTGGACCTGCCCGTATTGGTCGGAGCCAAGCTTATCGGTCCCTTACATGTGTTCGCAGGCCCCGCCTTTCAGTATATACTGAACAATGATTTGGAGGGCTTTAATATCAACGATGCGGAAAAGGATTTTACCGTTGGGCTGCACATCGGAGCCGGGGTAGATCTGGGCCGTTTGGGACTCGACGTACGCTACCAAAGGGGATTCTCGGAAAATGAAGCGGAGTTTATCGGCGACAATATTACACCAGAGATTTCCGGCCGGGTCGATTCCAGGCCTTCGCAGGTGGTCTTTGCGGTATCCTTGAAATTGTAG
- the tgt gene encoding tRNA guanosine(34) transglycosylase Tgt, with protein MKFTLHQTDVKSKARAGTMVTDHGAIETPIFMPVGTVASVKSVHQRELKQDIDPDVILGNTYHLFLRPKTDILKQAGGLHKFMGWDRNILTDSGGYQVYSLSNNRKIKEEGVKFKSHIDGSTHLFTPERVMEIQRIIGADIIMAFDECTPYPCDYNYAERSMHMTHRWLERCIAHLEKTPLEYGYSQTFFPIVQGSTYLDLRKRSAEYIAGVGAEGNAIGGLSVGEPAEEMYAMAEVVCDILPEDKPRYLMGVGTPINILENIALGVDMFDCVMPTRNARNGMLFTAHGTINIKNKKWENDFSPVDEMGLTFVDTEYSKAYLRHLFAANEYLGKQIATIHNLGFYLWLVREARKHILAGDFSEWKTVMVKQMDKRL; from the coding sequence TTGAAGTTTACCCTACACCAAACGGACGTTAAAAGCAAGGCGCGGGCCGGGACCATGGTCACTGATCACGGCGCAATTGAAACCCCGATTTTTATGCCTGTGGGCACCGTGGCTTCCGTAAAAAGCGTACATCAGCGTGAATTAAAGCAAGATATCGACCCCGATGTCATCCTCGGGAATACCTACCACCTCTTTCTTCGTCCCAAGACCGATATCCTCAAACAGGCGGGGGGACTCCACAAGTTCATGGGATGGGACCGGAACATCCTTACCGACAGCGGCGGCTATCAGGTCTATTCCCTATCCAACAATAGAAAAATCAAGGAAGAAGGGGTCAAGTTCAAATCCCATATCGACGGATCGACCCATCTTTTCACCCCCGAACGGGTCATGGAAATCCAACGTATTATCGGGGCCGATATCATCATGGCCTTCGACGAATGTACCCCATATCCCTGTGATTACAACTACGCCGAACGCTCCATGCACATGACCCACCGCTGGCTGGAACGCTGTATCGCGCATCTGGAGAAAACACCTTTGGAATACGGATATTCCCAAACCTTTTTCCCGATCGTACAGGGCTCGACCTATTTGGACCTTCGAAAACGCTCCGCCGAATATATCGCCGGGGTAGGGGCGGAGGGCAATGCCATTGGGGGGCTGTCCGTAGGGGAGCCCGCCGAAGAGATGTATGCCATGGCCGAGGTGGTCTGTGACATCCTTCCCGAAGACAAGCCGCGCTATTTGATGGGGGTAGGAACGCCAATCAATATCCTGGAAAACATTGCCCTGGGCGTCGATATGTTCGACTGCGTCATGCCGACCCGAAACGCGAGAAACGGCATGTTGTTCACGGCGCACGGCACCATCAACATCAAGAACAAAAAGTGGGAAAACGATTTTTCCCCGGTTGATGAAATGGGCCTCACCTTTGTCGACACCGAATACTCGAAGGCCTATCTGCGGCATCTTTTCGCGGCCAATGAATATTTGGGCAAGCAGATTGCCACCATACACAACCTCGGTTTCTACCTCTGGTTGGTTAGGGAGGCGAGAAAGCATATTTTAGCGGGGGATTTTTCAGAGTGGAAGACCGTCATGGTCAAACAAATGGATAAAAGGCTGTAG
- a CDS encoding phosphoribosyltransferase family protein: MDNKILTHEQIQHTVRRIAYQIYEANVDEKEIIIAGIASGGLQFAKKLQAVLKQITDAEITLCDVTMDKSDPLSSGVQTSIPEDGYREKSVVLVDDVLNSGTTLIYGVHHFLKTPLKQLKTAVLVNRNHKKYPVKADFKGISLSTSLQEHVHVEFKSKNDVVYLD, translated from the coding sequence ATGGACAACAAGATACTAACACACGAGCAAATACAGCATACCGTACGTCGCATCGCCTATCAAATCTACGAAGCCAATGTCGATGAAAAGGAAATTATCATCGCGGGGATAGCGTCAGGGGGATTACAGTTCGCCAAGAAATTGCAAGCCGTGCTGAAACAAATCACCGATGCCGAAATAACACTATGCGACGTTACTATGGACAAGTCCGACCCCCTTTCAAGCGGTGTTCAAACCTCTATTCCCGAGGATGGATATCGCGAAAAATCCGTAGTGTTGGTCGATGACGTATTAAATTCCGGCACTACCCTAATCTACGGGGTCCACCATTTTTTAAAAACACCTCTTAAACAGTTAAAAACAGCGGTTTTGGTCAATCGAAATCACAAGAAATATCCGGTGAAAGCCGATTTTAAAGGTATTTCATTATCCACCTCGCTACAGGAGCACGTTCATGTGGAGTTCAAGTCAAAAAACGATGTGGTTTATTTGGATTAA
- a CDS encoding RNA-binding S4 domain-containing protein, which produces MRIDKYLWHVRYFKTRSVASRACKKGQVKVNDQVVKPSREVFPMDEVQVRKNQIDLQLTVLDIPKSRVGAKLVDIYRKDTTPKEVYEHGELLKKTKEHYRKKGTGRPTKKDRRDIEEYLDEGPSSVEE; this is translated from the coding sequence ATGCGTATCGATAAATACCTTTGGCACGTCCGTTATTTTAAGACCCGTAGCGTTGCCTCGAGGGCCTGTAAAAAGGGACAGGTAAAGGTCAACGACCAGGTGGTGAAACCGTCGCGTGAGGTTTTTCCAATGGATGAAGTCCAAGTTCGCAAAAACCAGATCGACCTACAGCTTACCGTACTCGATATCCCCAAGAGTCGGGTCGGGGCCAAGCTGGTGGATATCTACCGGAAAGACACCACCCCCAAGGAAGTCTATGAACACGGCGAGCTATTGAAAAAAACCAAGGAACACTACCGAAAGAAAGGTACGGGAAGACCCACAAAAAAAGACCGACGCGATATCGAGGAGTATCTGGACGAAGGGCCATCCTCCGTGGAAGAATAG
- a CDS encoding FKBP-type peptidyl-prolyl cis-trans isomerase produces MSRVAALFAVGLLVISCNNDDEGAPPPVPPRPLAEVAAEDEAKIQEYLNTHYYNYEDFENPTEDFDYRVVVKKIPEGDTLLKPLSMQTASKTVHLSSSDLNLEGDEQNIEHKMYFLKAREGVGESPTEVDSVFLRYEGSRLDGTVFDSNIGNPSWLDLQGTLSQGNSGTIQGFKRGLPQFKSGGDIIVNDDGTFEVKGFGSGLLIFPSALGYYNSPNVGASYSPLVFNIQLLVSNTADHDRDGTPTKDEVEIDEEGNVTLTDTNNDGIPDYLDPDTK; encoded by the coding sequence ATGAGTAGAGTAGCTGCCTTGTTTGCCGTGGGATTACTGGTAATTTCCTGTAATAATGATGATGAAGGTGCGCCCCCACCCGTGCCCCCAAGACCCTTGGCTGAAGTTGCTGCAGAGGATGAGGCCAAAATTCAGGAGTATCTCAATACCCATTATTATAATTATGAGGATTTTGAAAATCCGACCGAGGATTTTGATTATCGGGTTGTGGTCAAAAAAATTCCAGAAGGGGATACGCTGTTAAAACCCCTTTCGATGCAAACGGCAAGCAAGACCGTGCATCTATCATCGAGTGACCTTAATCTTGAAGGGGATGAGCAAAATATCGAACACAAGATGTACTTTCTAAAGGCCCGGGAAGGCGTGGGCGAAAGCCCGACGGAGGTCGATTCCGTTTTTCTTAGGTACGAGGGATCTCGTTTAGACGGAACTGTTTTCGATAGCAACATCGGTAACCCCTCTTGGCTCGATTTACAAGGTACTTTGTCACAAGGCAATAGTGGAACGATTCAAGGTTTTAAACGAGGGCTGCCTCAGTTTAAATCCGGAGGGGATATCATCGTCAATGATGACGGTACTTTCGAAGTCAAGGGTTTTGGTTCAGGTCTGTTGATATTTCCATCGGCTTTGGGTTATTACAATAGTCCGAACGTTGGTGCTTCTTATTCGCCTTTAGTATTCAATATACAGTTGTTGGTGAGCAATACTGCGGATCATGATCGCGATGGTACCCCGACAAAGGATGAAGTGGAAATTGATGAGGAGGGGAACGTCACTTTGACCGATACCAACAACGATGGCATCCCCGATTATCTTGATCCCGATACGAAATAG